One region of Syngnathus scovelli strain Florida chromosome 15, RoL_Ssco_1.2, whole genome shotgun sequence genomic DNA includes:
- the LOC125981707 gene encoding terminal nucleotidyltransferase 5C-like: MTEPPTEKRFHHLTMEQLQALDKVLTEVIPIHGRGNFPTLQVSAKDIIRLVKDRLVERNIRVKDIRLNGAAASHILVRDNGLDVRDLDIIFGVELPRQEDFQVIKEVVLGSLRDLLPCGVNRHKITCLTMKEAYVPKMVKVFNEHDRWSLISLSNNRAKTVGLRFVSTLRRQFEFSVDSFQIILDRMLESYWENDRRHASKVFSDDQKLISKDSEGGNKEGAQSGVTQVNSNMASSGQTGRQSEAVEEKDLAGTKKCEEQELASEDVHFKQEEQEIDTRSQENIVLEQSDDKVDFSKGSPVVSSPTSACLKLQVQDEASHSRISITALVSKSSMQDCVQVESASPNLQESHHEFSSPPPAKKTCSMSPEVVPDNCPSPKLQRKMSRKMICSPEKWSLLTDVSDMTTQLLAPIEIPAQMKSPLEDGAHGTASSQRSATNVLGLQAGPETYQAPDPTVRPKHSRKPPDYDTGGHTHEVNVGLTQVETPPLSCGLSSWGSSVTVEAECMYGDFNQAMEHLRHRLIATHHPEEIRGGGLLKYSHLLVRNFRPASETEIKSLERYMCSRFFIDFSDVKEQQRKIEAYLHCHFTGSEESAKYDYLMTLWRVIDESTVCLMGHERRQTLNMITVLALRVLGEQNAIPNAANVTCFYQPAPYMSEPIYSSYFIAQAQPSLVYHPYPLHVHMQSGLV; the protein is encoded by the coding sequence ATGACAGAGCCTCCAACCGAGAAGCGATTCCACCATTTGACTATGGAGCAACTCCAAGCTCTGGATAAAGTCCTAACTGAGGTCATTCCCATCCACGGACGAGGGAATTTTCCCACACTGCAGGTGAGTGCCAAAGACATCATCCGCTTGGTCAAGGATCGACTTGTAGAAAGAAACATTCGGGTTAAGGATATACGTCTGAATGGAGCGGCGGCCAGCCACATCCTGGTGAGGGACAATGGCCTGGACGTCAGGGACTTAGACATTATTTTTGGAGTGGAGTTACCAAGGCAGGAGGACTTCCAGGTGATCAAGGAGGTAGTGCTGGGCAGCCTGAGAGACCTCCTCCCATGTGGAGTTAACAGACACAAGATCACCTGCCTCACCATGAAAGAAGCTTACGTACCAAAGATGGTGAAAGTCTTCAACGAGCACGACAGATGGAGCCTCATCTCTCTGTCCAACAACAGAGCCAAAACGGTGGGCCTGAGATTTGTCAGCACCCTCCGTCGGCAGTTTGAATTTAGCGTCGACTCCTTCCAGATCATCCTGGACCGCATGCTGGAGTCCTATTGGGAGAATGACAGGAGACATGCAAGCAAGGTGTTCTCAGATGATCAGAAACTGATCTCAAAAGACAGCGAGGGGGGGAACAAAGAGGGCGCGCAATCAGGCGTCACGCAGGTTAACTCCAACATGGCTTCCAGTGGACAGACTGGGCGTCAAAGTGAAGCTGTTGAGGAGAAAGATCTTGCAGGGACTAAAAAGTGTGAGGAACAAGAGTTAGCATCTGAGGATGTTCATTTCAAGCAGGAAGAGCAGGAAATAGACACACGCTCACAAGAGAACATTGTTCTTGAGCAAAGTGATGACAAGGTAGACTTTTCAAAGGGATCTCCTGTGGTCTCATCTCCAACGAGTGCATGTTTAAAGCTGCAGGTCCAAGATGAGGCTTCTCATTCTCGTATCTCCATCACAGCATTGGTCAGTAAATCATCCATGCAGGATTGTGTCCAAGTGGAATCCGCCAGCCCCAACCTCCAAGAGTCCCATCATGAGTTCTCTTCACCTCCCCCGGCCAAGAAAACCTGCAGCATGTCCCCAGAGGTTGTACCAGACAACTGCCCGTCGCCCAAACTGCAAAGAAAAATGTCCCGCAAGATGATCTGCAGTCCTGAAAAATGGTCTCTGCTGACAGACGTGTCAGATATGACCACTCAGCTGCTCGCACCCATCGAGATACCCGCTCAGATGAAATCTCCTTTGGAAGACGGGGCTCATGGAACAGCTTCATCCCAGAGGAGCGCAACAAATGTTTTAGGACTCCAGGCTGGACCTGAGACCTATCAGGCTCCTGATCCAACCGTGAGGCCCAAACATTCCAGGAAGCCTCCAGATTACGACACTGGAGGCCACACACATGAGGTGAATGTAGGATTGACTCAGGTTGAGACTCCCCCACTCAGCTGTGGATTAAGCTCGTGGGGGTCCTCGGTGACTGTGGAGGCAGAGTGCATGTATGGTGACTTCAACCAGGCCATGGAGCACCTACGGCATCGCCTCATTGCCACACACCACCCCGAGGAGATCCGAGGAGGGGGGCTGCTGAAATACAGCCACCTCCTAGTGAGGAACTTCCGTCCAGCCAGCGAGACGGAGATCAAGTCTTTGGAAAGGTACATGTGCTCGCGCTTCTTCATCGACTTTTCCGATGTGAAGGAGCAGCAACGCAAGATCGAAGCCTACCTGCACTGCCACTTCACGGGCAGCGAGGAGAGCGCCAAGTACGACTATCTGATGACTCTGTGGCGCGTCATCGACGAGAGCACCGTGTGCCTGATGGGCCACGAGAGGAGGCAGACGCTTAACATGATCACAGTCCTGGCTCTGAGGGTACTGGGGGAGCAGAACGCCATCCCCAACGCCGCTAACGTCACCTGCTTTTACCAACCGGCCCCTTACATGAGCGAGCCCATTTACAGCAGCTACTTCATCGCGCAAGCCCAACCCTCGCTCGTCTACCATCCTTACCCGCTCCACGTCCACATGCAAAGCGGCCTGGTGTAG
- the chmp1b gene encoding charged multivesicular body protein 1b produces MSMEKHLFNLKFAAKELQRNAKKCDKDEKTEKAKVKKAIQKGNMEVARIHAENAIRQKNQSVTYLRMGARVEAVAARVQTAVTMNQVTKSMAGVVKGMDMTLKSMNLEKISALMDKFERQFETLDVQTAQMEDTMSSSTTLTTPQTQVDSLLHELADEAGLDLNLELPEGQMGSVSTTVASAEQDELSQRLARLREQM; encoded by the exons ATGAGCATGGAAA AGCATCTTTTCAATTTAAAGTTTGCCGCCAAAGAACTCCAAAGAAACGCCAAGAAATGCGACAAAGACGAGAAAACAGAGAAGGCGAAAGTCAAGAAA GCCATCCAGAAGGGCAACATGGAAGTGGCTAGGATCCATGCGGAGAACGCCATCAGACAGAAGAACCAGTCTGTGACCTACTTGAGGATGGGCGCTCGGGTGGAAGCGGTGGCTGCGAGAGTCCAAACTGCTGTCACAATGAACCAG GTCACCAAATCTATGGCTGGAGTGGTGAAAGGCATGGATATGACTCTGAAGTCGATGAATTTGGAGAAG atttcaGCCCTCATGGACAAATTTGAGCGCCAGTTTGAGACGCTGGATGTTCAGACAGCGCAGATGGAAGACACAATGAGTAGCTCCACAACACTGACCACTCCGCAG ACCCAAGTTGATTCATTGCTACATGAGTTGGCAGATGAAGCAGG ATTGGACCTGAACCTGGAGCTTCCCGAGGGACAGATGGGATCGGTGAGCACCACCGTGGCCTCAGCAGAACAG GACGAGCTGTCTCAAAGGCTGGCCAGACTCCGAGAACAAATGTGA
- the rraga gene encoding ras-related GTP-binding protein A has product MSSSAMKKKVLLMGKSGSGKTSMRSIIFANYIARDTRRLGATIDVEHSHVRFLGNLVLNLWDCGGQDTFMENYFTSQRDNIFRNVEVLIYVFDVESRELEKDMHYYQSCLEAILQNSPDAKVFCLVHKMDLVQEDQRDLIFKEREEDLKRLSRPLACTCFRTSIWDETLYKAWSSIVYQLIPNVQQLETNLRNFAQIIEADEVLLFERATFLVISHYQCKEQRDAHRFEKISNIIKQFKLSCSKLAASFQSMEVRNSNFAAFIDVFTSNTYVMVIMSDPSIPSAATLINIRNARKHFEKLERVDGPKHSLHMRMR; this is encoded by the exons ATGTCCAGTTCAGCCATGAAGAAAAAG gtgTTATTGATGGGGAAAAGTGGGTCGGGAAAGACCAGTATGAGATCAATCATCTTTGCCAACTACATAGCCCGAGACACTCGTCGCCTTGGAGCAACAA TTGATGTGGAACACTCCCACGTGCGATTTCTTGGCAACCTTGTTCTAAACCTTTGGGATTGTGGAGG ACAAGACACTTTCATGGAGAACTACTTCACCAGCCAGAGGGACAACATTTTTAGGAATGTGGAAGTGCTTATTTATGTTTTTGATGTGGAGAGCCGCGAGCTGGAGAAAGACATGCATTACTACCAGTCGTGTCTGGAAGCCATCCTACAGAACTCCCCTGATGCTAAAGTCTTCTGCCTCGTGCATAAAATGGATCTCGTGCAGGAGGACCAGAGAGACTTG ATCTTTAAAGAGCGAGAGGAGGACTTAAAGAGACTGTCCCGACCTTTAGCTTGCACATGCTTTAGGACGTCCATCTGGGATGAAACCCTCTACAAG GCGTGGTCCAGCATTGTGTACCAGCTTATCCCGAATGTCCAGCAACTTGAGACAAACCTGAGAAATTTTGCGCAGATTATTGAGGCAGATGAAGTCCTTCTCTTTGAGAGAGCCACTTTCCTG GTGATCTCCCACTACCAGTGCAAAGAACAGCGGGATGCTCACCGCTTTGAGAAAATTAGTAACATTATCAAACAGTTCAAACTCAGCTGTAG TAAACTGGCAGCCTCTTTCCAGAGCATGGAAGTGAGGAACTCCAACTTTGCAGCCTTCATTGACGTCTTCACCTCCAACACATACGTCATGGTCATCATGTCAGATCCGTCGATTC CCTCTGCAGCCACCCTCATCAATATCCGCAATGCTAGGAAACACTTTGAGAAGTTGGAACGAGTAGACGGACCCAAGCACAGCCTGCACATGCGAATGCGCTAG